In Acanthopagrus latus isolate v.2019 chromosome 16, fAcaLat1.1, whole genome shotgun sequence, one DNA window encodes the following:
- the sav1 gene encoding protein salvador homolog 1, with protein sequence MLSRKKSKNEASKPAEVHGKYVKKETSPLLRNLMPSFIRHGPTIPRRTEVPLPDMGPSAYPVAPSREPVVSRNKSFLRAPVQRPPHEVARRESHRMSAPPYLPRSLGDLPHEYGGSSQSFLTDVSPMSENGDAARYYYPSEPYYDNQQHQQHQQQRQPRRVPDRFPEDFRYYEHNEHNFQRLPRQHTPPAPSRPPSGIGRIQAKSLGNLSSLTGEDLPLPAGWTVDWTIRGRKYYIDHNTNTTHWSHPLEREGLPPGWEKVESAEFGVYYVDHINKRAQYRHPCAPSVPRYDQPPPLPPPVTYQPRPAERNQPVLVPANPYHTAEIPDWLQVYARAPLKYDHILKWELFQLADLDTYQGMLKLLFMKELEHIVKSYEAYRQALLSEVEARKQRQQWYAQQPNKNFIGNM encoded by the exons ATCTTATGCCTTCATTCATCCGTCATGGCCCCACAATTCCCAGACGCACAGAGGTCCCTCTGCCCGACATGGGGCCCTCTGCCTACCCTGTGGCACCCAGCCGGGAGCCCGTGGTGTCCCGCAACAAGAGTTTTCTCCGTGCCCCTGTGCAGAGGCCCCCTCATGAGGTGGCCCGCCGAGAGAGCCACCGCATGTCAGCACCTCCGTACCTGCCTCGCAGCCTGGGAGACCTGCCCCACGAGTACGGAGGCTCCTCACAGTCCTTCCTCACAGACGTGAGCCCTATGTCTGAGAACGGAGACGCTGCCCGATATTACTACCCCTCTGAACCTTACTATGAcaaccagcagcaccagcagcaccagcagcagcgaCAGCCCAGGAGGGTCCCGGACCGCTTTCCTGAGGACTTTAGATACTATGAGCACAATGAACACAACTTCCAAAGACTTCCACGACAGCACACACCACCAGCTCCAAGCAGACCCCCTTCAG gCATAGGTCGAATACAGGCCAAGTCCCTTGGGAACCTCTCCAGTCTGACGGGAGAGGACCTCCCTCTTCCTGCCGGCTGGACCGTTGACTGGACCATCCGAGGCAGGAAGTACTACATCGACCACAACACTAACACTACACACTGGAGCCACCCTCTGGAGAGGGAAGGGCTCCCTCCAGGCTGGGAAAAGGTGGAGTCGGCCGAGTTTGGGGTCTACTACGTGGATCACATCAACAAGAGGGCACAGTATCGTCACCCCTGTGCTCCCAG tGTGCCTCGCTATGATCAGCCTCCGCCTTTACCACCTCCTGTCACCTATCAGCCACGTCCTGCAGAGAGGAACCAGCCGGTGCTGGTGCCGGCTAACCCGTACCACACAGCCGAGATTCCAGACTGGCTGCAGGTGTACGCCCGCGCTCCACTCAA GTACGACCACATCTTGAAGTGGGAGCTGTTCCAGCTGGCGGACTTGGACACGTATCAGGGcatgctgaagctgctcttcaTGAAGGAGCTGGAGCACATCGTCAAATCCTACGAGGCGTACCGGCAGGCGTTGCTGTCAGAGGTGGAGGCTCGCAAGCAGCGGCAGCAGTGGTACGCCCAGCAGCCCAACAAGAACTTCATAGGGaacatgtga